In Syntrophorhabdaceae bacterium, a single genomic region encodes these proteins:
- a CDS encoding hydrogenase iron-sulfur subunit translates to MSGVDLKELRIVGFLCNWCSYGGADTAGVGRFKQPTDLRIIRVPCSGRVDPLFVVKALLTGADGVLVSGCHPRDCHYTDGNFYARRRLEMLKRFLPFIGIDERRFHYTWVSASEGQKWQQVVTDFTNQVHQLGPLHAKKENEG, encoded by the coding sequence ATGTCAGGGGTAGACCTGAAGGAACTTCGGATCGTAGGTTTTCTCTGCAACTGGTGTTCCTACGGTGGAGCAGATACGGCGGGTGTCGGCCGTTTTAAACAGCCAACGGATCTGCGCATCATCAGGGTGCCCTGCTCGGGCAGGGTAGACCCGCTCTTTGTTGTGAAGGCACTGCTGACGGGCGCCGATGGCGTGCTTGTTTCAGGGTGCCACCCCAGGGATTGTCATTACACAGACGGCAATTTCTATGCGCGCAGACGGCTCGAAATGCTGAAGAGATTCCTTCCTTTCATCGGTATCGACGAGAGAAGGTTCCATTATACATGGGTCTCTGCATCGGAAGGGCAGAAATGGCAGCAGGTGGTCACGGATTTCACGAACCAGGTCCATCAGCTCGGTCCCCTGCACG